CTTTGTCTGAGGTGCGCTCGCGGAGTTCAGCCCCGGGGGCGGCCAGGGCCTGCTCTGGGGGCGGGGACACAGCGTGAGTCCTGACCTACTGGTCCCTGCCAGCGGCGTCCGTTTCCGCAGCGCCCAGGCGCGCGGCCCTCTTGGGCGGTGGGGGTACCAGGGACCCCGTGGATCCCGCGGGCCGACAGCAACCCCACGTCCCCGTACTTAACACGGCCCTCCCGCGGCTCGCGGCTACTGCTAGGCCGGGCCGAGAACGCAGCACCCCGGCCCTGCCGCCCACGCATCCGCCGCGGCCCCCCACTCCACACCTGCTACACCCGCAGGCGCAGACGCACTCGGAAGCCACGCCCCGCGGCCGGCCCAAGCGCGCGCTCCTGTGGTCGGGGAGCGTGGGGGCAAGCGTCTGGATCCCGGGCGGGGCGTCGTCGACCCCCGGCGCAGCCAGCCCCAGTCCCCGGCCCCGACTGTGGGGCCAGCGCGCGTGCGCCGCTAGCACCAGGGGGGCGGGCCTCCCGGCGTGCCCGCCCCCTTCCCGGCGTGCCCCGCGGCCGCAGGCGCTGACGTGGCTGCCGTCAGAGCCGCCATCTTGTGGGAGCGCAACCAACGCCTGGCTCCGAGCAGCCGCCGCCGAGGTGAGGGCGCGGGGTCGAGCCTGGGGCCGCGGCGGTCCGGAGGCTGGGGGGCCCGAAGACGTTTCCGGATCGCGAGGGCCCTCGCTTTCCGTGGCGGCGGCGAGGTCCGGCCGAGTGAGGCTGGGCCGGACGAGTCCGGGCGGGGGTCGGGGCCGAGCAGGCCGGGCCGAGCTGGGCAGGGCGGGTCGAGACGCCCCGGAGCCCCGTCAGGCCCCCGGCGGCGCTCCGCGGCCTCCTGGCTCTCTCCTGTGTCCTCCCTCTCGCCGCTGGCCGCAGCCCGGAAGTCCGCCCGGGACGGCGGCTCTCGGGAGTGCGGGGTCGCCCTCCCCTCGGCCTCGCTTCCTGCCCAGGGCCCCCCGAGTGCAGGGGGCGGAGGCGGCCCGGGGACCGTGGGGTCGCTTCCGCATTCCGGGGCGCGGGCGGGTGGCGTGCTGGCGCGCCCGTCGCCTTGGGGGCCGGGAAACTGAGGCGCGGGCGGCCCTGCGACGCCGTCAAGGTCACGCAGGTGGCGAGTCCGGGTCCTGTGTGCCCCCAGGGCGGCGGGCCTCGCGGACGCCTCGGAGATGTGGTTTCGGTGCTGCGGTGGGGGCTTGCGTGAACGCCGGGGGTCCGTAAGAACGACTCGCCCTCCCCCGCGCCGGCCGCGAGCAGCTTGGACGGCGGGGGCCGCTGTGCGGCTCCGAGGGCTCGGCGCTGTCCCGGGCCGGGGCGCGCCCCGTTGCGCCCGGCGGCGAGCTGGGCAGGACCGGGCGGGGTGCCGGGGCCGGCCCCGAGGCCGCCGTGGGCGCCGCAGCGTCGGTGCTGCTCCCGGTTGGAGCGGCCAGGCGGAAGGTCTCGTGTCGGCAGTTTTTCCGCAGGGTGTGCGGAAGGGGtcgggtggggtgggcagggcagtgGCGCTCTGGGCTTGGGGTGCGTCCGCGTCGCTGCGGCGGGAGGGCCGTGCTGTGAGGCAGATCTGCGGAAGTCCGGCTGGAGAACCATTGGAAACGGCCGGTTTGGCCAACAGCTGACTCACCGGTCTGCTCGCGTTGAAGGAAAGTTAGGAAGCAAAAACTGGTCGTGTGCGCGCCTTCCGCGCCGCGCTGTGTGGAGAATCCTGAGACCTCTCCACCCGCCGAGCCGCCGCTGCCCAGACGAGGTGGTTGAAGCCACAGGAAGCTGTGCTTGGCGTCCCTTTTCCCTTCGGTGGAATTTGGTTTGGTGACCCCCTGGTCAGATGGCCAGGAGGCAGAACCCGCAGTGTTCCTGGGGGCCGAGAGGGTTGCATCCGTTGTTTTGTTCGGGATGCTTCGCTTTTGGGGCTGCCTTGACGGCAGGACCTGAGTGTGCTCTTAATCGCAGACTAGGTCAGCCGGCCAGGCTTGCCGTGGCGCTCCCTGTTCTTCCGAACTTGGAAATGAAGTGCCCGTCTCTCAGAGGTGTTTGGGAGGAGAGAAGGGTGAAAGAGCCTAAGTGAGATACCAGCGGGCCCTTTTTGTCCTGGCGTGCATGCTTGCTGGGGAGTCCCTGCCCGCAGCATCTGAGGTGGTCTCCTGGGAAGTAAAGgatgactgggggtggggggtgtgtacCTGTTTGTGAGCAAGATAGACTTCGGGATTCCTAGTCACACTGTCAGCAACATCAGATTCGTGGCTCTGGTAGTTAGAAACCCTTGCAATGCAGTTGTAGCTTGCCAGTTGCACTGTTCTGGAAGATAATTTGTCGTTTCAGGGGTAGTGCGGTGGTTCACATGGGCTGATTcgcttaaaataaaaatgttgcacAGAATTTGACACAGACAGGCTCTTTATTCCTCgacaatctcctggctcctctcccaagTCTCATTCCTCAGCCTCCGGCAGGATTGGAAGGAATGGTGAGGTTGTCTGATCCGGTCTCACTTTGAAATGTCCCTACTGGGTCCTTGTGTTCTGGCTTTTGTACACACTATGCTAACACAGTGTCCGTTGATAGCAGACAGGAAGGAGTGGTGCTTCTTACAGGCCCTGGTCATAGGGGAAATTTTTTAAgtgacaagagaaagaaaaacatccaAGGTGACAGATTTTTACACACAAACACTTGGGAATGGTGTGATTTAGAAAGCATCTTCCCACATCTTTGAGGCCTGGGTGGAGGATCACTGCTAGTGTACAGCATGAATGAATGGGAGACTTGGGGGTCTTGATTCCTGTACGTTTTAGGGCATTAGACATGTATAGTAGGggcagacatttctttctttctttttttttttttttttttaaattttgttgattgatttgagaggcagagagggagaggagtcttccatctgctgggtcactccccagatggcggcaacggccggagctgcgctgatcaggagccagggccaggagcttcttctgggtctcccacgtgggtgcaggggcccccatcttctactgctttgccagaccatagcagagagctggatgagaagttgagcagcagggacccgaaccggcacccatatgggatgccagcactgcaggcagcagcttatgctatatgggatgccagcactgcaggcagcagcttacgcTCTATGCGACAGTGCCCAGACCCAGGCATttagtacctggatttgatacctggctctggctcctgactatagCATGCTAAAACAGACCCTGAGAGGGTCCTATCAATTTTATTTAGGTGCACATGGCCTAGAAGAcagtttgtagatttttttttaaggttcatatatttatttacttgaaaagcagagtgacagagagaaagagatcttccatctgccacttcactccacagatagctgtgcaacagccctggctgtgccaggctggagccaggaactccatctgggtttcccacatggtggctagaactcgagtacttgagccatcatctgcttcccaggtacattagcaaggagctgaattggaagcagagtagctgggtctgGAATTCACACTCCAACGATcttaagcagtggcttagcctgctattgtgtcacaacacctgcctccaTCTCTGGGTTTTTATCAGGCACGTTCCTGAAGagtgaaggcagagttagatgccCCAGCTTCTGATCGCAGGATGCAGGACAAAGTGCATTTTACTGTGGGGCTTGCTGTTCTCTGGGTGAGAATGCAGTTCCTAACCATCCAGTCCATTAATCTTTAGGGAAAATGCTATCTGTTAATTTTGGTGTTGAatctttgcttaaaatatttagagCAACTTGCAGTTTTTGTGTTGTGTCAGGGTGATACAAGAGCCTGCAAATCCCTGGGAGAGTAACTGAAACGTGTTCTTGCTGTAGTTGTCAGATCCCTGTGGAGAGCAGTGGAGAGGGTTTGGAAGGTGCTGTGTGTgcacctctccctcctgcctcatTTGCTCAGCTGACCCACACTTTGATGTAACTGTAGAATAGCTGCTATTCATGGTTGAGTGGTGTGGAGAAGCCTATCTGTAGATGTGTATGGCTGACCTTCATTAATGTTACTTTATGACTGTTCTCTACTTCAGGCAAGTCACCTGTGAGGTGTCCCAAGGAAGACGGGGAGGAAGCCCCTCTGGGTGAGCTTGggggctgtggcagagagggagacagaaagctGCTCAGCTGGTGTGGCTTGCATCCCAGTGTGGGGGGGTGTCACTTGACAGGTGACATTTGACCAGAGCTGTGAAGAGTGAGTCTGCCAGAAGCTGCTCTTAGGCCTGAAGGTGGGCTACATGGAGTGTAGAAGGGGTGCAGAGCCGCCTGGTCCCTGGGGGGCCTCTGTGGCCCCCAGAAAGGGCATTTGGCAACTGTGGGAGCATTTTTGGCTCTTaggttgggaggcagcagtgatgacacaTTTCGTGTGGCTTTCCTGTAGGTGGAGAACTACGTGTCATTCTCTATCCCTGATGTGCTTTCTGTACAAA
Above is a genomic segment from Oryctolagus cuniculus chromosome 6, mOryCun1.1, whole genome shotgun sequence containing:
- the LOC138850035 gene encoding basic proline-rich protein-like — its product is MHARTKRARCDADAPQAQSATALPTPPDPFRTPCGKTADTRPSAWPLQPGAAPTLRRPRRPRGRPRHPARSCPARRRAQRGAPRPGTAPSPRSRTAAPAVQAARGRRGGGRVVLTDPRRSRKPPPQHRNHISEASARPAALGAHRTRTRHLRDLDGVAGPPAPQFPGPQGDGRASTPPARAPECGSDPTVPGPPPPPALGGPWAGSEAEGRATPHSREPPSRADFRAAASGEREDTGESQEAAERRRGPDGAPGRLDPPCPARPGLLGPDPRPDSSGPASLGRTSPPPRKARALAIRKRLRAPQPPDRRGPRLDPAPSPRRRLLGARRWLRSHKMAALTAATSAPAAAGHAGKGAGTPGGPPPWC